From one Luteipulveratus mongoliensis genomic stretch:
- a CDS encoding SRPBCC family protein, producing the protein MTESPNAVLKTVVVDIPVDRAFETFTARLGDFKPPEHTLLTSPIVETVFEPRVGGHIYDRGEDGSVCRWARVLAYEPPTRVVFSWDIDPTWQVETNLENTSEVEVRFTAESPERTRLELEHRNLDRHGPDGSPCETVSVAPRAGSSTSTGTPHSPRCTESRRLGRRGRRTVAAWRTRPASVTTTPTLPGSESWPWLCRRLR; encoded by the coding sequence ATGACTGAGAGTCCGAACGCCGTGCTGAAGACCGTGGTCGTCGACATCCCCGTCGACCGCGCCTTCGAGACCTTCACTGCCCGGCTCGGTGACTTCAAGCCTCCGGAGCACACCCTGCTGACCTCGCCGATCGTCGAGACGGTCTTCGAGCCACGCGTCGGTGGCCACATCTACGACCGTGGGGAGGACGGCAGCGTCTGCCGCTGGGCGCGCGTGCTGGCGTACGAACCCCCGACCCGAGTCGTTTTCAGCTGGGACATCGACCCGACGTGGCAGGTGGAGACCAACCTCGAGAACACCAGTGAGGTTGAGGTCCGCTTCACGGCTGAGTCTCCGGAGCGCACGAGGCTCGAGCTCGAGCACCGCAACCTCGATCGGCACGGCCCGGATGGCAGTCCGTGCGAGACGGTGTCAGTAGCCCCCAGGGCTGGCAGCTCTACCTCGACCGGTACGCCGCACTCACCCAGGTGCACTGAGTCTCGACGCCTCGGGAGGCGAGGTCGTCGTACGGTGGCGGCATGGCGCACCCGCCCCGCTTCCGTGACGACGACCCCTACCTTGCCCGGCTCCGAGAGCTGGCCCTGGCTCTGCCGGAGGCTCAGGTGA
- a CDS encoding lysylphosphatidylglycerol synthase transmembrane domain-containing protein has product MPISSAPEPTASLCPSGERVLRCRVLATIKALLGLGVTAGALIWGLPRAVGASWSQIGSIIVGIPMWQLFALAALWAIGILSHTIMLSAAMPGLRHRQALLVSQTGAAVANVLPVGGAAGTALNFSMIRRWGFTSFDFARYAMVTNLWDTLFKLGLPVVAVTWLGATAPGQGTLFWIALWSLVMFIAVVVGATVLLRSDRLAHSAGHRAGRVAVRFGRPVEPAAWARRAGEIRWDTAGLVSSAWIRLTTGKVLYVVLQTALLGACLAAVGANINPAVVFAAYAVQQVLSIASITPGAAGVVEVGMAGVLVALGLPAPEAAAGILLYRGFTFALEIPVGGTALVWWLVRGRHLADARRASAPQPAAVAATRAPRPAHPAYAATPRPTYLMYRPAPELALAVD; this is encoded by the coding sequence ATGCCGATCAGCTCCGCCCCCGAGCCGACCGCGTCCCTCTGCCCTTCTGGCGAGCGCGTGCTCCGCTGTCGCGTCCTCGCCACCATCAAGGCACTCCTCGGCCTCGGCGTCACCGCCGGGGCCCTCATCTGGGGCCTGCCGCGCGCCGTCGGCGCCTCCTGGTCCCAGATCGGCTCGATCATCGTGGGTATCCCGATGTGGCAGCTGTTCGCGCTGGCCGCCCTCTGGGCGATCGGCATCCTCTCGCACACGATCATGCTGTCCGCCGCTATGCCCGGCCTCCGGCACCGCCAGGCTCTGCTGGTGAGCCAGACCGGCGCCGCTGTCGCCAACGTGCTCCCGGTCGGCGGGGCCGCCGGCACCGCCCTCAACTTCTCGATGATCCGGCGTTGGGGCTTCACCAGCTTCGACTTCGCGCGCTACGCGATGGTCACCAACCTGTGGGACACCCTCTTCAAGCTCGGCCTCCCGGTCGTGGCCGTCACCTGGCTCGGCGCGACCGCACCCGGTCAGGGCACGTTGTTCTGGATCGCGCTGTGGAGCCTGGTGATGTTCATCGCCGTGGTCGTCGGCGCGACCGTGCTGCTGCGCAGTGACCGACTCGCACACTCCGCCGGCCACCGCGCAGGTCGCGTCGCTGTCCGCTTCGGCCGTCCCGTCGAGCCAGCCGCGTGGGCGCGTCGCGCGGGCGAGATCCGTTGGGACACTGCGGGCCTCGTGTCCTCAGCGTGGATCCGCCTGACGACCGGCAAGGTCCTCTACGTCGTACTGCAGACCGCCCTTCTGGGCGCGTGCCTCGCAGCAGTCGGCGCGAACATCAACCCGGCCGTGGTCTTCGCCGCGTACGCCGTCCAGCAGGTCCTCAGCATCGCCTCCATCACACCCGGCGCGGCCGGTGTGGTCGAGGTCGGCATGGCCGGTGTGCTCGTCGCGCTCGGACTGCCCGCACCCGAGGCCGCAGCAGGAATCCTGCTCTACCGCGGCTTCACCTTCGCCCTTGAGATCCCCGTCGGCGGCACCGCGCTCGTGTGGTGGCTCGTCCGCGGTCGCCACCTGGCCGACGCCCGGCGCGCTAGCGCTCCGCAGCCGGCCGCCGTCGCAGCGACGCGCGCGCCTCGCCCAGCACACCCGGCGTACGCGGCGACGCCGCGCCCGACGTACCTGATGTACCGCCCCGCGCCCGAGCTCGCGCTCGCCGTCGACTGA
- a CDS encoding MmcQ/YjbR family DNA-binding protein yields the protein MKVSHGHPNFFTKKVFAVFGGIVKGDHHADTYARSVLVLPDADERLALLEDERCFSPAYYGPSGWVGLNFLVGQPDWAQVAELLDMSYRNTAPKRLVAELDKSVE from the coding sequence GTGAAGGTGTCGCACGGACACCCGAACTTCTTCACCAAGAAGGTGTTTGCGGTGTTCGGCGGGATCGTGAAGGGCGACCACCATGCCGACACGTATGCACGCTCGGTGCTGGTGCTGCCCGACGCCGACGAGCGGCTCGCACTCCTGGAGGACGAGCGCTGCTTCAGCCCGGCGTACTACGGGCCATCGGGCTGGGTCGGGTTGAACTTCCTTGTGGGCCAACCGGATTGGGCCCAAGTGGCCGAGCTGCTCGACATGTCCTACCGCAACACGGCGCCGAAGCGTCTGGTCGCCGAGCTCGATAAGTCGGTCGAGTAG
- a CDS encoding ArsR/SmtB family transcription factor yields the protein MTANQEGWSAVSDPTRRLIVERLAGGSCSVRELADDLPVTRPAVSQHLKVLKDAGLVSERAAGTRRIYRLNPAGVIALRDQLDTFWNRALAGYADVAEQDVTDESSKETP from the coding sequence GTGACCGCTAACCAAGAAGGCTGGAGTGCCGTCAGCGACCCGACTCGTCGGCTCATCGTCGAGCGCCTCGCCGGCGGGTCCTGCTCCGTCCGAGAGCTGGCCGACGACCTGCCCGTGACCCGACCGGCCGTCTCGCAGCACCTCAAGGTGCTCAAGGACGCCGGGCTGGTCTCCGAGCGAGCGGCAGGCACCCGAAGGATCTACCGGCTCAACCCGGCGGGCGTCATCGCGCTCCGCGACCAGCTCGACACGTTCTGGAACCGCGCGCTGGCCGGATACGCCGACGTCGCAGAGCAGGACGTCACAGACGAATCATCAAAGGAGACACCATGA
- a CDS encoding lysylphosphatidylglycerol synthase transmembrane domain-containing protein — translation MTSPVLTRPAPTRLTTSPTALPGAPTVRTAPTTRRPAPSTAPSPAPPTTAPEAAQQRAWWPTALKAVLGIGLTGALLVWALPHAIGASWSEIGHTVASVQPWQLGALAALWLLGLAVHTLALSAGMPGLSHRRAFLLNITGSFVSNLLPLGGAAGTVANYSMARSWGFGSVAFGRWALVTNIWDTMIKLALPAVAVGWLAATTTGNHSLAMAAVISVAALVLLTVGVTTVFRSDRLARALGRTAGRVALRLRRPVDPTTWAEQASGMRADTNELVSTGWLRLTIGKLAYAALQAVLLWACLAVVGLTVTPAIVFAAFAMQSVLTLFVLTPGAAGFVEVGMAGILVALGVPAAGAAAGILLYRGFVFLMEIPVGGLLMAAWMARRPKLAQA, via the coding sequence ATGACCAGTCCAGTGCTCACGCGGCCCGCGCCGACCCGGCTCACCACCAGCCCGACCGCGCTCCCGGGAGCGCCCACGGTGCGTACGGCCCCCACGACTCGACGCCCGGCTCCCAGCACGGCCCCCAGCCCGGCCCCACCCACGACGGCGCCTGAGGCCGCCCAGCAGCGCGCCTGGTGGCCCACCGCGCTGAAGGCGGTCCTCGGCATCGGCCTCACCGGCGCGCTGCTCGTGTGGGCGCTGCCGCACGCGATCGGCGCCTCGTGGTCGGAGATCGGCCACACGGTCGCGAGCGTCCAGCCCTGGCAGCTCGGCGCGCTCGCGGCGCTGTGGCTGCTCGGACTCGCCGTGCACACGCTGGCACTCTCGGCCGGGATGCCGGGCCTGTCGCACCGACGTGCCTTCCTGCTCAACATCACGGGCAGCTTCGTGTCCAACCTGCTGCCACTCGGCGGCGCTGCGGGGACGGTGGCGAACTACTCGATGGCCCGTTCCTGGGGCTTCGGGTCCGTGGCGTTCGGTCGCTGGGCGCTGGTCACCAACATCTGGGACACGATGATCAAGCTGGCGCTGCCGGCCGTCGCCGTCGGCTGGCTGGCCGCGACCACGACGGGCAACCACTCGCTCGCGATGGCGGCCGTCATCAGCGTCGCCGCTCTCGTGCTCCTCACCGTCGGAGTCACCACGGTGTTCCGCAGCGACCGGCTGGCCCGTGCCCTCGGTCGTACGGCCGGTCGCGTCGCGCTCCGCCTACGTCGTCCGGTCGACCCGACCACCTGGGCCGAGCAGGCCAGCGGGATGCGCGCCGACACCAACGAGCTGGTCTCCACCGGTTGGCTGCGCCTCACCATCGGCAAGCTCGCGTACGCCGCTCTCCAGGCGGTCCTGCTGTGGGCCTGCCTGGCCGTGGTCGGGCTGACGGTCACTCCGGCCATCGTGTTCGCAGCCTTCGCGATGCAGAGCGTGCTCACGCTGTTCGTGCTGACGCCGGGTGCGGCCGGGTTCGTCGAGGTCGGCATGGCTGGGATCCTCGTGGCCCTCGGCGTCCCGGCGGCGGGTGCCGCGGCCGGCATCTTGCTCTACCGCGGCTTCGTCTTCCTGATGGAGATCCCGGTCGGCGGTTTGCTGATGGCGGCCTGGATGGCGCGTCGACCGAAGCTGGCTCAGGCGTAG